Proteins from a genomic interval of Chionomys nivalis chromosome 7, mChiNiv1.1, whole genome shotgun sequence:
- the Mbtd1 gene encoding MBT domain-containing protein 1 isoform X3 codes for MFDGYDSCSEDTSSSSSSEESEEEVAPLPSNLPIIKNNGQVYTYPDGKSGMATCEMCGMVGVRDAFYSKTKRFCSVSCSRSYSSNSKKASILARLQGKPPTKKAKVLQKQPLVAKLAAYAQYQATLQNQAKTKAAVSVEGFSWGNYINSNSFIAAPVACFKHAPMGTCWGDISENVRIEVPNTDCSLPTKVFWIAGIIKLAGYNALLRYEGFENDSSLDFWCNICGSDIHPVGWCAASGKPLVPPRTVQHKYTNWKAFLVKRLTGAKTLPPDFSQKVSESMQYPFKPCMRVEVVDKRHLCRTRVAVVESVIGGRLRLVYEESEDRTDDFWCHMHSPLIHHIGWSRSIGHRFKRSDITKKQDGHFDTPPHLFAKVKEVDQSGEWFKEGMKLEAIDPLNLSTICVATIRKVLADGFLMIGIDGSEAADGSDWFCYHATSPSIFPVGFCEINTIELTPPRGYTKLPFKWFDYLRETGSIAAPVKLFNKDVPNHGFRVGMKLEAVDLMEPRLICVATVTRIIHRLLRIHFDGWEEEYDQWVDCESPDLYPVGWCQLTGYQLQPPASQSSRESQSASSKQKKKAKSQQYKGHKKMTTSQLKEELLDGEDYSFLQGASDQESNGSATFYIKQEP; via the exons ATGTTTGACGGCTATGATAGCTGCAGTGAGGACACAAGTAGCAGCTCCAGCTCCGAAGAGAGTGAAGAAGAAGTTGCTCCTTTACCTTCCAATCTCCCAATTATCAAAAATAATGGACAAGTCTACACATACCCAGATGGTAAATCTGGCATGG cgACCTGTGAGATGTGTGGGATGGTCGGTGTACGAGACGCTTTTTACTCTAAAACAAAACGTTTCTGCAGTGTTTCTTGTTCAAGAAGTTACTCGTCGAACTCTAAGAAGGCAAGCATTTTGGCCAGACTTCAG GGTAAGCCtccaacaaagaaagcaaaagtcCTTCAGAAACAACCTTTAGTTGCTAAATTAGCTGCCTATGCTCAGTATCAAGCTACCTTGCAAAATCAAGCAAAGACAAAAGCAG CAGTCTCCGTGGAAGGCTTCAGCTGGGGTAACTACATCAACAGCAATAGCTTCATAGCAGCTCCAGTTGCTTGTTTTAAGCAT GCACCTATGGGGACCTGCTGGGGTGATATCTCAGAAAATGTAAGGATAGAAGTTCCCAATACAGACTGCAGTCTACCTACCAAAGTCTTCTGGATTGCTGGAATTATAAAATTAGCAG GTTATAATGCCCTTTTGAGATATGAAGGATTTGAAAATGATTCTTCTCTGGACTTCTGGTGCAATATATGTGGGTCTGATATTCATCCAGTTGGTTGGTGTGCAGCCAGTGGAAAACCTCTCGTTCCTCCTAGAA ctgttCAGCACAAATACACAAACTGGAAAGCTTTTCTAGTAAAGAGACTCACTGGTGCCAAAACGCTTCCTCCCGATTTCTCACAAAAG gTTTCAGAGAGTATGCAGTACCCTTTCAAGCCTTGCATGAGAGTGGAAGTAGTCGACAAGAGGCATCTGTGTCGGACAAGAGTGGCAGTGGTGGAAAGTGTAATTGGAGGAAGATTAAGGTTAGTGTATGAAGAGAGTGAAGATAGAACGGATGACTTCTGGTGCCACATGCACAGCCCCTTAATCCACCATATCGGATGGTCTCGAAGCATAGGCCATCGATTCAAAAGATCTG ATATTACAAAGAAACAGGATGGACATTTTGATACACCACCACATTTATTTGCTAAG GTAAAAGAAGTAGACCAGAGTGGAGAATGGTTCAAAGAAGGAATGAAATTGGAGGCTATAGACCCATTAAATCTTTCGACAATATGTGTTGCAACCATTAGAAAG GTGCTGGCTGATGGGTTCCTGATGATTGGGATCGATGGCTCAGAAGCAGCAGATGGATCTGACTGGTTCTGTTATCATGCAACCTCTCCTTCTATTTTCCCTGTGggtttctgtgaaattaatacgATAGAACTGACTCCACCCAGAG GTTACACAAAGCTTCCTTTTAAATGGTTTGACTACCTCAGGGAAACCGGCTCCATTGCAGCACCAGTAAAACTATTTAATAAG GATGTTCCAAATCACGGATTTCGTGTAGGAATGAAATTAGAAGCTGTAGATCTCATGGAGCCACGTTTAATATGTGTAGCTACAGTTACGCGAATTATTCATCGTCTCTTGAGGATACATTTTGATGGATGGGAAGAAGAGTATGATCAGTGGGTAGACTGTGAGTCCCCTGACCTCTATCCTGTAGGGTGGTGTCAATTAACTGGATATCAACTACAGCCTCCAGCATCACAGT CATCAAGAGAAAGCCAGTCAGCTTcttcaaaacagaagaaaaaggctAAGTCCCAGCAATACAAAGGACATAAGAAAA
- the Mbtd1 gene encoding MBT domain-containing protein 1 isoform X4, with product MFDGYDSCSEDTSSSSSSEESEEEVAPLPSNLPIIKNNGQVYTYPDGKSGMATCEMCGMVGVRDAFYSKTKRFCSVSCSRSYSSNSKKASILARLQGKPPTKKAKVLQKQPLVAKLAAYAQYQATLQNQAKTKAVSVEGFSWGNYINSNSFIAAPVACFKHAPMGTCWGDISENVRIEVPNTDCSLPTKVFWIAGIIKLAGYNALLRYEGFENDSSLDFWCNICGSDIHPVGWCAASGKPLVPPRTVQHKYTNWKAFLVKRLTGAKTLPPDFSQKVSESMQYPFKPCMRVEVVDKRHLCRTRVAVVESVIGGRLRLVYEESEDRTDDFWCHMHSPLIHHIGWSRSIGHRFKRSDITKKQDGHFDTPPHLFAKVKEVDQSGEWFKEGMKLEAIDPLNLSTICVATIRKVLADGFLMIGIDGSEAADGSDWFCYHATSPSIFPVGFCEINTIELTPPRGYTKLPFKWFDYLRETGSIAAPVKLFNKDVPNHGFRVGMKLEAVDLMEPRLICVATVTRIIHRLLRIHFDGWEEEYDQWVDCESPDLYPVGWCQLTGYQLQPPASQSSRESQSASSKQKKKAKSQQYKGHKKMTTSQLKEELLDGEDYSFLQGASDQESNGSATFYIKQEP from the exons ATGTTTGACGGCTATGATAGCTGCAGTGAGGACACAAGTAGCAGCTCCAGCTCCGAAGAGAGTGAAGAAGAAGTTGCTCCTTTACCTTCCAATCTCCCAATTATCAAAAATAATGGACAAGTCTACACATACCCAGATGGTAAATCTGGCATGG cgACCTGTGAGATGTGTGGGATGGTCGGTGTACGAGACGCTTTTTACTCTAAAACAAAACGTTTCTGCAGTGTTTCTTGTTCAAGAAGTTACTCGTCGAACTCTAAGAAGGCAAGCATTTTGGCCAGACTTCAG GGTAAGCCtccaacaaagaaagcaaaagtcCTTCAGAAACAACCTTTAGTTGCTAAATTAGCTGCCTATGCTCAGTATCAAGCTACCTTGCAAAATCAAGCAAAGACAAAAGCAG TCTCCGTGGAAGGCTTCAGCTGGGGTAACTACATCAACAGCAATAGCTTCATAGCAGCTCCAGTTGCTTGTTTTAAGCAT GCACCTATGGGGACCTGCTGGGGTGATATCTCAGAAAATGTAAGGATAGAAGTTCCCAATACAGACTGCAGTCTACCTACCAAAGTCTTCTGGATTGCTGGAATTATAAAATTAGCAG GTTATAATGCCCTTTTGAGATATGAAGGATTTGAAAATGATTCTTCTCTGGACTTCTGGTGCAATATATGTGGGTCTGATATTCATCCAGTTGGTTGGTGTGCAGCCAGTGGAAAACCTCTCGTTCCTCCTAGAA ctgttCAGCACAAATACACAAACTGGAAAGCTTTTCTAGTAAAGAGACTCACTGGTGCCAAAACGCTTCCTCCCGATTTCTCACAAAAG gTTTCAGAGAGTATGCAGTACCCTTTCAAGCCTTGCATGAGAGTGGAAGTAGTCGACAAGAGGCATCTGTGTCGGACAAGAGTGGCAGTGGTGGAAAGTGTAATTGGAGGAAGATTAAGGTTAGTGTATGAAGAGAGTGAAGATAGAACGGATGACTTCTGGTGCCACATGCACAGCCCCTTAATCCACCATATCGGATGGTCTCGAAGCATAGGCCATCGATTCAAAAGATCTG ATATTACAAAGAAACAGGATGGACATTTTGATACACCACCACATTTATTTGCTAAG GTAAAAGAAGTAGACCAGAGTGGAGAATGGTTCAAAGAAGGAATGAAATTGGAGGCTATAGACCCATTAAATCTTTCGACAATATGTGTTGCAACCATTAGAAAG GTGCTGGCTGATGGGTTCCTGATGATTGGGATCGATGGCTCAGAAGCAGCAGATGGATCTGACTGGTTCTGTTATCATGCAACCTCTCCTTCTATTTTCCCTGTGggtttctgtgaaattaatacgATAGAACTGACTCCACCCAGAG GTTACACAAAGCTTCCTTTTAAATGGTTTGACTACCTCAGGGAAACCGGCTCCATTGCAGCACCAGTAAAACTATTTAATAAG GATGTTCCAAATCACGGATTTCGTGTAGGAATGAAATTAGAAGCTGTAGATCTCATGGAGCCACGTTTAATATGTGTAGCTACAGTTACGCGAATTATTCATCGTCTCTTGAGGATACATTTTGATGGATGGGAAGAAGAGTATGATCAGTGGGTAGACTGTGAGTCCCCTGACCTCTATCCTGTAGGGTGGTGTCAATTAACTGGATATCAACTACAGCCTCCAGCATCACAGT CATCAAGAGAAAGCCAGTCAGCTTcttcaaaacagaagaaaaaggctAAGTCCCAGCAATACAAAGGACATAAGAAAA
- the Mbtd1 gene encoding MBT domain-containing protein 1 isoform X2 yields the protein MFDGYDSCSEDTSSSSSSEESEEEVAPLPSNLPIIKNNGQVYTYPDGKSGMATCEMCGMVGVRDAFYSKTKRFCSVSCSRSYSSNSKKASILARLQVTGKPPTKKAKVLQKQPLVAKLAAYAQYQATLQNQAKTKAVSVEGFSWGNYINSNSFIAAPVACFKHAPMGTCWGDISENVRIEVPNTDCSLPTKVFWIAGIIKLAGYNALLRYEGFENDSSLDFWCNICGSDIHPVGWCAASGKPLVPPRTVQHKYTNWKAFLVKRLTGAKTLPPDFSQKVSESMQYPFKPCMRVEVVDKRHLCRTRVAVVESVIGGRLRLVYEESEDRTDDFWCHMHSPLIHHIGWSRSIGHRFKRSDITKKQDGHFDTPPHLFAKVKEVDQSGEWFKEGMKLEAIDPLNLSTICVATIRKVLADGFLMIGIDGSEAADGSDWFCYHATSPSIFPVGFCEINTIELTPPRGYTKLPFKWFDYLRETGSIAAPVKLFNKDVPNHGFRVGMKLEAVDLMEPRLICVATVTRIIHRLLRIHFDGWEEEYDQWVDCESPDLYPVGWCQLTGYQLQPPASQSSRESQSASSKQKKKAKSQQYKGHKKMTTSQLKEELLDGEDYSFLQGASDQESNGSATFYIKQEP from the exons ATGTTTGACGGCTATGATAGCTGCAGTGAGGACACAAGTAGCAGCTCCAGCTCCGAAGAGAGTGAAGAAGAAGTTGCTCCTTTACCTTCCAATCTCCCAATTATCAAAAATAATGGACAAGTCTACACATACCCAGATGGTAAATCTGGCATGG cgACCTGTGAGATGTGTGGGATGGTCGGTGTACGAGACGCTTTTTACTCTAAAACAAAACGTTTCTGCAGTGTTTCTTGTTCAAGAAGTTACTCGTCGAACTCTAAGAAGGCAAGCATTTTGGCCAGACTTCAGGTAACG GGTAAGCCtccaacaaagaaagcaaaagtcCTTCAGAAACAACCTTTAGTTGCTAAATTAGCTGCCTATGCTCAGTATCAAGCTACCTTGCAAAATCAAGCAAAGACAAAAGCAG TCTCCGTGGAAGGCTTCAGCTGGGGTAACTACATCAACAGCAATAGCTTCATAGCAGCTCCAGTTGCTTGTTTTAAGCAT GCACCTATGGGGACCTGCTGGGGTGATATCTCAGAAAATGTAAGGATAGAAGTTCCCAATACAGACTGCAGTCTACCTACCAAAGTCTTCTGGATTGCTGGAATTATAAAATTAGCAG GTTATAATGCCCTTTTGAGATATGAAGGATTTGAAAATGATTCTTCTCTGGACTTCTGGTGCAATATATGTGGGTCTGATATTCATCCAGTTGGTTGGTGTGCAGCCAGTGGAAAACCTCTCGTTCCTCCTAGAA ctgttCAGCACAAATACACAAACTGGAAAGCTTTTCTAGTAAAGAGACTCACTGGTGCCAAAACGCTTCCTCCCGATTTCTCACAAAAG gTTTCAGAGAGTATGCAGTACCCTTTCAAGCCTTGCATGAGAGTGGAAGTAGTCGACAAGAGGCATCTGTGTCGGACAAGAGTGGCAGTGGTGGAAAGTGTAATTGGAGGAAGATTAAGGTTAGTGTATGAAGAGAGTGAAGATAGAACGGATGACTTCTGGTGCCACATGCACAGCCCCTTAATCCACCATATCGGATGGTCTCGAAGCATAGGCCATCGATTCAAAAGATCTG ATATTACAAAGAAACAGGATGGACATTTTGATACACCACCACATTTATTTGCTAAG GTAAAAGAAGTAGACCAGAGTGGAGAATGGTTCAAAGAAGGAATGAAATTGGAGGCTATAGACCCATTAAATCTTTCGACAATATGTGTTGCAACCATTAGAAAG GTGCTGGCTGATGGGTTCCTGATGATTGGGATCGATGGCTCAGAAGCAGCAGATGGATCTGACTGGTTCTGTTATCATGCAACCTCTCCTTCTATTTTCCCTGTGggtttctgtgaaattaatacgATAGAACTGACTCCACCCAGAG GTTACACAAAGCTTCCTTTTAAATGGTTTGACTACCTCAGGGAAACCGGCTCCATTGCAGCACCAGTAAAACTATTTAATAAG GATGTTCCAAATCACGGATTTCGTGTAGGAATGAAATTAGAAGCTGTAGATCTCATGGAGCCACGTTTAATATGTGTAGCTACAGTTACGCGAATTATTCATCGTCTCTTGAGGATACATTTTGATGGATGGGAAGAAGAGTATGATCAGTGGGTAGACTGTGAGTCCCCTGACCTCTATCCTGTAGGGTGGTGTCAATTAACTGGATATCAACTACAGCCTCCAGCATCACAGT CATCAAGAGAAAGCCAGTCAGCTTcttcaaaacagaagaaaaaggctAAGTCCCAGCAATACAAAGGACATAAGAAAA
- the Mbtd1 gene encoding MBT domain-containing protein 1 isoform X1 encodes MFDGYDSCSEDTSSSSSSEESEEEVAPLPSNLPIIKNNGQVYTYPDGKSGMATCEMCGMVGVRDAFYSKTKRFCSVSCSRSYSSNSKKASILARLQVTGKPPTKKAKVLQKQPLVAKLAAYAQYQATLQNQAKTKAAVSVEGFSWGNYINSNSFIAAPVACFKHAPMGTCWGDISENVRIEVPNTDCSLPTKVFWIAGIIKLAGYNALLRYEGFENDSSLDFWCNICGSDIHPVGWCAASGKPLVPPRTVQHKYTNWKAFLVKRLTGAKTLPPDFSQKVSESMQYPFKPCMRVEVVDKRHLCRTRVAVVESVIGGRLRLVYEESEDRTDDFWCHMHSPLIHHIGWSRSIGHRFKRSDITKKQDGHFDTPPHLFAKVKEVDQSGEWFKEGMKLEAIDPLNLSTICVATIRKVLADGFLMIGIDGSEAADGSDWFCYHATSPSIFPVGFCEINTIELTPPRGYTKLPFKWFDYLRETGSIAAPVKLFNKDVPNHGFRVGMKLEAVDLMEPRLICVATVTRIIHRLLRIHFDGWEEEYDQWVDCESPDLYPVGWCQLTGYQLQPPASQSSRESQSASSKQKKKAKSQQYKGHKKMTTSQLKEELLDGEDYSFLQGASDQESNGSATFYIKQEP; translated from the exons ATGTTTGACGGCTATGATAGCTGCAGTGAGGACACAAGTAGCAGCTCCAGCTCCGAAGAGAGTGAAGAAGAAGTTGCTCCTTTACCTTCCAATCTCCCAATTATCAAAAATAATGGACAAGTCTACACATACCCAGATGGTAAATCTGGCATGG cgACCTGTGAGATGTGTGGGATGGTCGGTGTACGAGACGCTTTTTACTCTAAAACAAAACGTTTCTGCAGTGTTTCTTGTTCAAGAAGTTACTCGTCGAACTCTAAGAAGGCAAGCATTTTGGCCAGACTTCAGGTAACG GGTAAGCCtccaacaaagaaagcaaaagtcCTTCAGAAACAACCTTTAGTTGCTAAATTAGCTGCCTATGCTCAGTATCAAGCTACCTTGCAAAATCAAGCAAAGACAAAAGCAG CAGTCTCCGTGGAAGGCTTCAGCTGGGGTAACTACATCAACAGCAATAGCTTCATAGCAGCTCCAGTTGCTTGTTTTAAGCAT GCACCTATGGGGACCTGCTGGGGTGATATCTCAGAAAATGTAAGGATAGAAGTTCCCAATACAGACTGCAGTCTACCTACCAAAGTCTTCTGGATTGCTGGAATTATAAAATTAGCAG GTTATAATGCCCTTTTGAGATATGAAGGATTTGAAAATGATTCTTCTCTGGACTTCTGGTGCAATATATGTGGGTCTGATATTCATCCAGTTGGTTGGTGTGCAGCCAGTGGAAAACCTCTCGTTCCTCCTAGAA ctgttCAGCACAAATACACAAACTGGAAAGCTTTTCTAGTAAAGAGACTCACTGGTGCCAAAACGCTTCCTCCCGATTTCTCACAAAAG gTTTCAGAGAGTATGCAGTACCCTTTCAAGCCTTGCATGAGAGTGGAAGTAGTCGACAAGAGGCATCTGTGTCGGACAAGAGTGGCAGTGGTGGAAAGTGTAATTGGAGGAAGATTAAGGTTAGTGTATGAAGAGAGTGAAGATAGAACGGATGACTTCTGGTGCCACATGCACAGCCCCTTAATCCACCATATCGGATGGTCTCGAAGCATAGGCCATCGATTCAAAAGATCTG ATATTACAAAGAAACAGGATGGACATTTTGATACACCACCACATTTATTTGCTAAG GTAAAAGAAGTAGACCAGAGTGGAGAATGGTTCAAAGAAGGAATGAAATTGGAGGCTATAGACCCATTAAATCTTTCGACAATATGTGTTGCAACCATTAGAAAG GTGCTGGCTGATGGGTTCCTGATGATTGGGATCGATGGCTCAGAAGCAGCAGATGGATCTGACTGGTTCTGTTATCATGCAACCTCTCCTTCTATTTTCCCTGTGggtttctgtgaaattaatacgATAGAACTGACTCCACCCAGAG GTTACACAAAGCTTCCTTTTAAATGGTTTGACTACCTCAGGGAAACCGGCTCCATTGCAGCACCAGTAAAACTATTTAATAAG GATGTTCCAAATCACGGATTTCGTGTAGGAATGAAATTAGAAGCTGTAGATCTCATGGAGCCACGTTTAATATGTGTAGCTACAGTTACGCGAATTATTCATCGTCTCTTGAGGATACATTTTGATGGATGGGAAGAAGAGTATGATCAGTGGGTAGACTGTGAGTCCCCTGACCTCTATCCTGTAGGGTGGTGTCAATTAACTGGATATCAACTACAGCCTCCAGCATCACAGT CATCAAGAGAAAGCCAGTCAGCTTcttcaaaacagaagaaaaaggctAAGTCCCAGCAATACAAAGGACATAAGAAAA